TGCATTTTCTTCGGTTGGGGAGTATCCCAGTCGTCCCAGTTGTCCTCAATGTCGAGACGATTGGACTCGTTTTGCGCGTTCGGCCCGCTTGGGGTAGTGGAGGCTCTCTGAGCGTTCGGGGACTTCTGCCCACTTGTATCAATGCCGAATTCACTCCAGAACGACGAGTCTATATCCGCCGATTTAGAGTCTTTACCAGATAATTTCGCTCCTGCGCCTTTACTCCGTGACGAGGAGGCGGATCGCGAGGACATGCCTCCTTGCGTCGACAACCGGTCTCGGCTTCGCGAAGTCGAGCTCCGGGACGGCACCGCTCTCGATTCGGTGGCGTTGattccttcctcccccaccGTTGCCTGTCGGATATCTTCCAAGAAGGTCCAAAGACCCTCGCGCAGATCGGATGCCATCTGTTTGCCCGTGCGCATCAGCGCCTCCCGCGACGGGGGAGGCATCGTTTTCCGCCATTGCGCGACCATATCTTCATTCGAACCTAGAATCATCGGACTACGCTCGGCGGACGGCAGGGTCGCAGCTCGTGGAGCCCGGCCCATGCGATCCTGGTCTGGCTGATCATTTCCTAACTCCGAACCTGGCAGATTGGGGACAGGGCCCACAGTAGGCGAGAGCAAGGACAAGGTCCGCGTATGGGAACCTTGAAACACTCGTCGTCCATTCGCAGAGATTTTTGTACCCTTCGCTGCCGCAGCGCGCACACTGTGACGGCGCTCCAGCTCCCGGCTGAATCGTGGTTGTGCCACCGAAGGGCTCTCCGAGCTCGCCACACTGTGTTCCCTGCTGTGGAGGATCCTCTCGTCGGCGCCGGGCCGGTCGGGGGATCGCAGAGGGATCAGCGGTTCCGCACGATGGCTGATATCGATACgtttcttggtcttctccGATGCCTCCCACTGCCTTTTCAACGAG
The sequence above is a segment of the Aspergillus flavus chromosome 4, complete sequence genome. Coding sequences within it:
- a CDS encoding uncharacterized protein (domain of unknown function-domain containing protein) gives rise to the protein MGDITGTESPAPEAAQPLLRSSLDHNLMSATDITEEQLEQQRQLRQQKRASLPARPHGAARHKKRLTLNFPINVPPLTTALDSAVTEPSSMTPVTRPSTRHSHVPAVGTPLTFDDQDEGSSLLTAIASQERKVLELREELQRAETELDSLKRQWEASEKTKKRIDISHRAEPLIPLRSPDRPGADERILHSREHSVASSESPSVAQPRFSRELERRHSVRAAAAKGTKISANGRRVFQGSHTRTLSLLSPTVGPVPNLPGSELGNDQPDQDRMGRAPRAATLPSAERSPMILGSNEDMVAQWRKTMPPPSREALMRTGKQMASDLREGLWTFLEDIRQATVGEEGINATESRAVPSRSSTSRSRDRLSTQGGMSSRSASSSRSKGAGAKLSGKDSKSADIDSSFWSEFGIDTSGQKSPNAQRASTTPSGPNAQNESNRLDIEDNWDDWDTPQPKKMHTPSSSQSTWESKQDQSPMTPSSPRTSTSFGDWRPLHDSSVPDPSVSDGIPWPAMADMPSPKLPRTATNLMAEWERSLSPALDSPTFKKD